The Pseudomonas sp. R4-35-07 genome contains a region encoding:
- a CDS encoding acetyl-CoA hydrolase/transferase C-terminal domain-containing protein, producing the protein MVQLCSIEQAVDDVLARLPAHIHMGMPLGLGKPNLFANALYRRIAKLPERALTIYTALSLGRPTLGDGLQKRFLEPFIERVFGDYPELDFLADLHTDSLPKNIRVQQFFMQPGSLLHSDSAQQDYVSSNYSHAARDINAAGLNLVAQLVASSAEHPDRLSLSCNPDITLDLLPMIAKRRAAGETILIVGQVHSDLPYMPGDAELGMDAFDYLLDEKDSTTLFSTPNMPVGFQDHFIGLHASTLVRDGGTLQIGIGSMGDALTAALLARQADNEAYRLLLTDLDVYQWAPLISREGGVEPFARGLYGCSEMFVNGLLVLADAGIIRRKVYPDVATQEQANAGLLDDAAQPDGISIHGGFFLGPRSFYQRLQEMSHARRQAFNMTRISYINELYGQEELKRLQRQDARFINSAIMVTLLGAGVADQLEDGRVLSGVGGQYNFVAQGHALEGARSVLILRSWRESAGEVSSNIVWEYGHCTIPRHLRDIVITEYGIADLRGQTDAQVIEALLNITDSRFQEGLIDQAQKAGKLPKDFKLDPRFADNTPQRLQAIQAKHRRLFPEYPLGSDFTDEERDLLRALNWLKSKFKLTEILELGKAALDAPEPEAFPKHLERMRLDQPEGFKEDLYQRLLLAGLQATAH; encoded by the coding sequence ATGGTGCAGTTGTGTTCAATCGAGCAAGCAGTTGACGACGTACTGGCGCGCTTGCCGGCGCATATCCACATGGGCATGCCCCTGGGTTTGGGCAAACCCAACCTCTTCGCCAATGCGCTCTACCGGCGTATCGCCAAGCTGCCCGAGCGCGCGCTGACGATCTACACCGCATTGAGTCTGGGCCGGCCGACGCTAGGCGACGGGTTGCAGAAGCGCTTTCTCGAACCTTTTATCGAGCGGGTATTCGGCGATTACCCCGAGCTGGATTTCCTCGCTGACCTGCACACGGACAGCCTGCCGAAGAATATTCGCGTGCAGCAGTTCTTCATGCAGCCCGGCAGCCTGCTCCACAGCGACTCGGCGCAGCAGGATTACGTCAGCAGCAACTACAGCCATGCCGCGCGGGACATCAACGCCGCCGGCCTGAACCTGGTGGCGCAACTGGTTGCCAGCAGCGCCGAGCACCCCGACCGCCTGAGCCTGAGCTGCAACCCGGATATCACCCTCGACCTGCTGCCGATGATCGCCAAGCGGCGCGCGGCGGGTGAGACCATCCTGATCGTCGGCCAGGTCCATAGCGACTTGCCCTACATGCCCGGCGATGCCGAGTTGGGCATGGACGCCTTCGATTACCTGCTCGATGAGAAAGACAGCACCACGCTGTTCTCCACGCCAAATATGCCGGTGGGCTTCCAGGACCACTTTATCGGCCTGCATGCCAGCACGCTGGTGCGTGATGGCGGCACCTTGCAGATCGGTATCGGCTCCATGGGCGACGCGCTGACCGCCGCATTGCTGGCGCGCCAGGCCGATAACGAAGCCTATCGATTGTTGCTGACCGACCTGGATGTGTATCAGTGGGCGCCCTTGATCAGCCGTGAAGGCGGCGTTGAGCCATTCGCCCGTGGCCTTTACGGTTGCAGCGAAATGTTCGTCAACGGCTTGCTGGTGCTGGCCGATGCCGGAATCATTCGGCGCAAGGTGTACCCGGATGTGGCAACCCAGGAGCAGGCCAACGCGGGGCTGCTCGACGATGCGGCGCAGCCCGATGGCATCTCGATCCATGGCGGTTTCTTCCTCGGCCCGCGCAGTTTCTACCAGCGCTTGCAGGAGATGAGCCACGCCAGGCGGCAGGCATTCAACATGACGCGCATTAGCTATATCAACGAGCTGTACGGCCAGGAAGAGCTCAAGCGTTTACAGCGCCAGGACGCACGGTTTATCAACAGCGCGATCATGGTCACCCTGCTCGGCGCCGGTGTGGCCGACCAATTGGAAGATGGCCGCGTGCTCAGCGGCGTGGGCGGGCAGTACAACTTCGTTGCCCAGGGCCACGCGCTGGAAGGCGCACGCTCGGTCCTGATCCTGCGCAGCTGGCGCGAGTCGGCGGGGGAGGTCAGTTCGAATATCGTCTGGGAGTACGGCCATTGCACCATTCCCCGGCACCTGCGGGATATCGTCATTACCGAGTACGGGATTGCCGATTTGCGCGGTCAGACGGATGCCCAGGTGATCGAGGCGTTGCTCAATATCACTGACTCGCGCTTCCAGGAAGGCTTGATCGACCAGGCGCAAAAAGCCGGCAAGCTGCCCAAGGATTTCAAGCTGGACCCGCGTTTTGCCGACAACACACCGCAGCGGCTCCAGGCGATTCAAGCCAAGCATCGACGGCTGTTCCCGGAATACCCGTTGGGCAGTGATTTCACGGATGAGGAGCGGGACCTGTTGCGTGCTCTGAATTGGCTCAAGAGCAAATTCAAGCTCACGGAGATACTGGAACTGGGCAAGGCGGCGCTGGATGCACCGGAGCCGGAGGCGTTTCCCAAGCACTTGGAGCGGATGCGGTTGGATCAGCCGGAGGGGTTCAAGGAGGACCTGTACCAGCGCCTGCTACTCGCCGGCCTACAGGCCACCGCGCACTGA
- a CDS encoding RidA family protein, with protein sequence MSIQRQLTNERMSQIVVHSGTVYLAGQVGDDMNAGIEQQTRETLANIERLLDLAGTDKTRLLSVTIYLKDIDADFAGMNAVWDTWLPKGAAPARATVEAKLCEPNILVELSVVAALP encoded by the coding sequence ATGTCAATCCAGCGCCAGCTCACCAATGAGCGTATGAGCCAGATCGTTGTTCACAGCGGCACCGTGTACCTGGCAGGCCAGGTCGGCGACGACATGAATGCCGGCATCGAGCAGCAGACCCGTGAAACCCTGGCCAACATCGAGCGTTTGCTGGACCTGGCCGGCACCGACAAGACCCGGTTGCTGTCGGTGACCATCTATTTGAAGGACATCGATGCCGACTTCGCCGGTATGAACGCGGTGTGGGATACGTGGCTGCCCAAAGGCGCCGCGCCCGCTCGCGCTACGGTTGAAGCCAAACTGTGTGAGCCGAACATTCTGGTAGAGCTGTCCGTCGTGGCTGCGCTGCCTTAA
- a CDS encoding cupin domain-containing protein, giving the protein MDVGERLQSIRKLKGLSQRELAKRAGVTNSTISMIEKNSVSPSISSLRKVLGGIPMSMVEFFSEEILQEIPTQIVYKANELIDISDGAVTMKLVGRAHPSRAIAFLNEIYPPGADTGEEMLTHEGEETGILVEGRLELVVGLETFVLEAGDSYYFESTKPHRFRNPFDVPARLISAATPANF; this is encoded by the coding sequence TTGGACGTCGGCGAACGACTGCAATCCATCCGTAAACTCAAAGGTCTTTCCCAGCGCGAGCTTGCCAAGCGTGCGGGCGTCACCAACAGCACCATTTCGATGATTGAGAAAAACAGCGTCAGCCCCTCGATCAGTTCCCTGCGCAAGGTCCTGGGCGGCATTCCCATGTCCATGGTCGAGTTCTTTTCCGAAGAGATCCTCCAGGAAATACCGACGCAGATCGTCTATAAAGCCAATGAGCTGATCGACATCTCTGACGGCGCCGTCACCATGAAGCTGGTAGGCCGAGCGCACCCGAGCCGGGCCATCGCGTTCCTCAACGAAATCTACCCGCCAGGCGCCGACACGGGCGAAGAAATGCTCACCCACGAAGGCGAAGAAACCGGGATTCTGGTGGAAGGGCGCTTGGAACTGGTGGTCGGTCTTGAAACTTTTGTGCTCGAAGCAGGCGATAGCTACTACTTTGAAAGCACCAAGCCCCATCGTTTTCGCAATCCGTTCGACGTGCCGGCGCGACTAATCAGCGCAGCCACACCCGCGAACTTTTAA
- the alr gene encoding alanine racemase: MRPARALIDLQALRHNYQLAREVSGAKALAVIKADAYGHGAVPVAQALEAEADGFAVACIEEALELRAAGIRAPVLLLEGFFEADELALIVEQNLWCVVHSLWQLEAIEQATLSQPLTLWLKLDSGMHRVGLHPKDFQEAYKRLLASGNVAKIVLMSHFARADELDCVSSNEQVAVFEAARQGLAAEVSLRNSPSVLGWPSVPSDWVRPGIMLYGATPFGDDQAIAARLQPVMTLESKIICVRELPAGEPVGYGARFVTPKPMRIGVVAMGYADGYPRHAPTGTPVLVAGQRSQLLGRVSMDMLCVDLTDVPQAGLGSTVELWGKHILASEVATAADTIPYQIFCNLRRVPRLYCGT; this comes from the coding sequence ATGCGTCCTGCCCGTGCCCTGATCGACCTTCAAGCCCTGCGCCACAACTACCAACTGGCCCGCGAAGTCAGCGGGGCCAAAGCCCTCGCCGTGATCAAGGCGGATGCCTACGGGCATGGCGCGGTGCCCGTGGCCCAGGCGCTGGAGGCCGAGGCTGACGGGTTCGCGGTAGCGTGCATCGAAGAGGCCCTGGAACTACGCGCCGCCGGCATACGTGCGCCGGTGTTGCTGCTGGAAGGTTTTTTCGAAGCCGACGAGCTGGCGCTGATCGTCGAGCAAAACCTGTGGTGCGTGGTGCATTCGCTATGGCAACTCGAGGCTATCGAGCAGGCCACGCTGAGCCAGCCGTTGACCCTCTGGCTCAAGCTGGACTCGGGCATGCACCGTGTCGGCCTGCATCCCAAGGATTTCCAGGAGGCGTATAAGCGTCTGCTGGCCAGCGGCAACGTCGCGAAGATCGTGTTGATGAGCCATTTCGCCCGCGCCGATGAGCTCGATTGTGTGAGCAGCAACGAACAAGTGGCGGTATTCGAAGCGGCCCGCCAAGGGCTGGCGGCGGAGGTCAGCCTGCGCAATTCACCGTCCGTCCTGGGGTGGCCGAGTGTGCCCAGCGACTGGGTGCGCCCAGGCATCATGCTCTACGGCGCCACGCCCTTTGGTGACGACCAGGCCATCGCTGCCCGTTTGCAGCCGGTGATGACCCTGGAGTCCAAGATCATTTGCGTGCGCGAACTGCCAGCCGGCGAGCCGGTAGGCTACGGCGCCAGGTTCGTCACACCCAAGCCGATGCGTATCGGCGTGGTTGCCATGGGCTATGCCGATGGCTACCCGCGCCACGCGCCGACGGGCACGCCGGTGCTGGTCGCCGGCCAGCGCAGCCAGTTGCTGGGCCGGGTGTCCATGGACATGCTCTGCGTCGACCTGACGGATGTGCCCCAGGCGGGCCTGGGTTCCACAGTGGAATTGTGGGGCAAGCACATCCTCGCCAGCGAGGTCGCGACCGCTGCTGACACCATCCCTTACCAGATCTTCTGCAACCTGCGCCGGGTGCCAAGGCTCTATTGCGGCACTTGA
- a CDS encoding cytochrome c5 family protein, protein MKMLAAPATVLALWAVSAQAATNDDIAKRLEPVGQVCVQGQECKGMEVAVAAGGGGARTPDDIIAKHCNACHGTGLLGAPKVGDTAAWKERADHQGGLDGILAKAITGINAMPPKGTCADCSDDDLKGAIKKMSGL, encoded by the coding sequence ATGAAAATGCTGGCTGCACCAGCAACCGTACTGGCCCTATGGGCTGTCAGCGCTCAAGCTGCGACCAACGATGACATCGCCAAGCGCCTGGAGCCTGTGGGCCAGGTGTGTGTCCAGGGCCAGGAATGCAAGGGCATGGAAGTCGCGGTCGCGGCGGGCGGCGGTGGGGCGAGAACCCCGGACGACATCATCGCCAAGCACTGCAATGCTTGCCACGGCACCGGCTTGCTGGGCGCACCGAAAGTTGGCGATACCGCCGCGTGGAAAGAGCGCGCCGATCACCAGGGCGGCCTTGACGGCATCCTCGCCAAGGCGATCACGGGCATCAATGCCATGCCGCCTAAAGGCACCTGCGCTGACTGTTCGGATGACGATCTGAAGGGCGCGATCAAGAAGATGTCCGGGCTCTAA